A stretch of DNA from Jatrophihabitans endophyticus:
CAGTCGGCCACGGGGTGCCAGCAACGGCACGCACCATGTCACCAGCCGGTCCATCGGGGCAACCGCCCGCGCCACCACCCACTCCTGCCCGGCGAGCTCGGCGACCACCGTCGGATCGTCGGCCCGGCCGCGGACCACCCGAACGCGGTCCGCCAGCCCGATCCGCTCGACCGTCTCGACCAGGAACGCAGAGCGCCGCAGCATCGGCTCGAGCAGGGTCACCCGCAGATCCGGTCGCCGGACGGCCATGGGGACGCCGGGCAGGCCGGCGCCGCTGCCCACGTCCAGCACGTGCGCGCCCTCGGGGACGAGGTCGGTCAGCAGCGCGCAGTTGACGAGGTGTCGCGACCACAGCCGCGGCACCTCGCGTGGACCGAGGTGCCCGTGCCGCACACCGTCGCCGGCGAGGGCGCCCGCATACGCGACCGCCGCCGGCAGGTGGTCGCCGAACAGGTGACGTGCGGCGTCGGGCGGCTCCGGCACCGGACCGGCGACCGGACCCGGATCGGTCACCGCTCGACGAGTACGACCACGCGCCGGTTGGGCTCGTCGCCCTCGGACTCGCTCACCACGCCCGAGATCGACGCCACCGCGTCATGGACCACCTTGCGCTCGAACGGGTTCATCGGCGACAACCGGCTCGGCTCGCCGGTGTCCGACACCCGCTGGGCGGTCTCGGTCGCCAACCGCTGCAGCTCTTCCCGGCGCGCGGCGCGGTGCCCGCTGACGTCGAGCATCAGCCGGCTGCGGACCCCGGTCTGCTGCTGCACCGCGAGCCGAGTCAGCTCCTGCAGCGCGTCCAGCGTCTCGCCACGCGCGCCGACCAGCGCCTGCAGGTTGCCGCCGACGATCGCGACCGCGGCCCGGTCGTTCTCGACGTCGAGGTCGATGTCGCCGTCGAAGTCGATGATGTCGAGCAGCCGCTCGAGGTAGTCCGCGGCGATGTCGCCCTCCTGCACGAGCAGGCTCTCGGCCCCGTCCTCGCGGCCGGTCCCGTCGGCACCGGTCACGGCGCCCTCGTCCGGGGCGGCGGCCTCGTCGGGCGCAGCGGTGGTCTCGACGTCCGTATCACTCACGACAGCAGTGTCCTTTCCAGCGGGGTGGGCGGTAGTGCGCTCGCGGGCATCGGGGCGGCGCGCCACCGGTCGGCGCTCAGCGCCGCTTCTTGGCCTGGGTGGGGCGTTTGCGCGGTGGGCGCTGCTGGCCCCGGTTGGGTCGTTGCCCCGGTCTCGGGGCGGCGCCGCGCGCGGTCTGGCCGGCCGCGCCACGCTCGGCGGGCGGATCGGTGGCCGTCGCGTCGTCGGCGGTCGTGTCGGGTAGGGCCTTGCTGACGCTCACCGGCTTGCCGCCGCTCTTGGGCGGGCGTGCCGGTCGCTGCCCGACCTTGGGCGCGAGCGTCTTGCCGACCTCGCCGACCGGCTTCACCGGCTCGTCCGTCGGCGGATGGAAACGAATGATGTAGGCCTGCTGAGCCAGCGTCCACAGGTTGCTCGTGAACCAGTA
This window harbors:
- the rsmG gene encoding 16S rRNA (guanine(527)-N(7))-methyltransferase RsmG, which gives rise to MTDPGPVAGPVPEPPDAARHLFGDHLPAAVAYAGALAGDGVRHGHLGPREVPRLWSRHLVNCALLTDLVPEGAHVLDVGSGAGLPGVPMAVRRPDLRVTLLEPMLRRSAFLVETVERIGLADRVRVVRGRADDPTVVAELAGQEWVVARAVAPMDRLVTWCVPLLAPRGRLLALKGRSAADEVREHRNEIVRIGGGSATVTELGTTTSEPTWVVSVQRRRPPSRGRKRR
- a CDS encoding Jag family protein, with amino-acid sequence MTGADGTGREDGAESLLVQEGDIAADYLERLLDIIDFDGDIDLDVENDRAAVAIVGGNLQALVGARGETLDALQELTRLAVQQQTGVRSRLMLDVSGHRAARREELQRLATETAQRVSDTGEPSRLSPMNPFERKVVHDAVASISGVVSESEGDEPNRRVVVLVER